A window from Corynebacterium urogenitale encodes these proteins:
- a CDS encoding acetyl-CoA C-acetyltransferase, translated as MTSTTGAPEAFIYDAVRTPRGKGKPGGSLHTIKPVDLLSGLIEALLERNPGLDPERIGDIIAGCVTPVGDQGMDIARTAALNAGLPYSATGLQVNRYCASGLTAVNLAAQKVRSGWDELVFAGGVESMSRVPMGSDGGALALDPASNFFNDFIPQGISADIIATVDGLTREDVDNFAVRSHERAAKAWENGHFDRTVVPVKDINGVTLLDRDETIRPGTTVESLSGLRPAFAAIGDQGGFDAVAQTKYPQIERINHLHHAGNSSGIVDGAALLAIGSEKAGSDMGLEPRARVVSVATTGVEPTIMLTAPAPASRAALAKAGLKPEDIDVWEINEAFSSVVLRAQRELNIPDEKLNISGGAIAMGHPLGATGAIITGTAVDELHRTGGRYALITLCVAAGMGVATIIERV; from the coding sequence ATGACCAGTACCACTGGCGCCCCAGAGGCCTTCATCTACGACGCTGTCCGCACCCCACGGGGCAAGGGCAAGCCGGGCGGATCCCTCCACACCATTAAGCCTGTTGACCTGCTCAGTGGCCTCATCGAGGCCCTCCTCGAGCGCAACCCCGGACTCGATCCAGAGCGCATCGGGGATATCATCGCAGGCTGCGTGACCCCAGTCGGCGACCAGGGCATGGATATCGCCCGTACCGCAGCCCTCAACGCAGGCCTGCCCTACTCCGCTACCGGCCTGCAGGTCAATCGCTACTGCGCTTCCGGCCTGACCGCCGTGAACCTCGCCGCTCAGAAGGTTCGCTCCGGATGGGACGAGCTGGTGTTCGCTGGTGGTGTGGAGTCCATGTCTCGCGTGCCCATGGGTTCTGACGGCGGCGCCCTGGCTCTGGACCCTGCCTCCAACTTCTTCAATGATTTCATCCCACAGGGCATCTCCGCGGATATCATCGCCACCGTCGATGGCCTGACCCGCGAGGACGTGGACAACTTCGCTGTCCGCTCCCACGAGCGCGCAGCCAAGGCATGGGAGAACGGCCACTTCGACCGCACCGTCGTCCCAGTCAAGGACATCAACGGCGTGACTCTGCTGGACCGTGACGAGACCATCCGCCCAGGCACCACCGTGGAGAGCCTGTCCGGCCTGCGCCCAGCCTTCGCCGCAATTGGCGACCAGGGTGGCTTCGACGCTGTCGCCCAGACGAAGTACCCACAGATCGAGCGCATCAACCACCTCCACCACGCTGGTAACTCCTCCGGCATCGTGGACGGCGCTGCCCTGCTGGCCATCGGTTCCGAGAAGGCTGGCTCCGACATGGGCCTGGAGCCACGTGCACGCGTGGTGTCCGTCGCCACCACTGGCGTCGAGCCGACCATCATGCTCACCGCACCGGCACCGGCCTCCCGTGCGGCGCTGGCCAAGGCCGGCCTGAAGCCGGAAGATATCGATGTGTGGGAGATCAACGAGGCATTCTCCTCCGTCGTCTTGCGCGCGCAGCGTGAGCTGAACATCCCAGACGAGAAGCTCAACATCTCCGGTGGTGCCATCGCCATGGGCCACCCACTGGGCGCCACTGGTGCCATCATCACCGGCACCGCTGTGGACGAGCTGCACCGCACCGGCGGCCGCTACGCACTGATCACCCTGTGTGTTGCCGCTGGCATGGGCGTGGCCACCATCATCGAGCGCGTCTAA
- a CDS encoding class I SAM-dependent methyltransferase, producing the protein MLKSLQSVASKATARATRVPDTLRVWKHRATLRRSFGLLNSFKYEQTDPGRFYGLLARDTVELIESIWQGAGQDSLQGKRILDVGGGPGYFGIAFDEAGANYITCEPDVGEMSAAGIELQSSVRGSGLDLPFRDDVFDITYSSNVAEHVPEPWRMADEMLRVTTPGGVMIYSYTCWLGPFGGHETGLWQHYVGGEFAARRYKKKRGKEPKNRWGESLFDVGCGEGMDYAQRVTGESESRAELLAAFPRYHPWWAWWMVHVPGLREFAVSNLVLVFRRL; encoded by the coding sequence ATGCTGAAATCATTGCAATCTGTTGCGTCGAAGGCGACCGCACGGGCCACACGCGTACCGGATACCTTGCGCGTATGGAAGCACCGCGCCACGCTCAGGCGTTCCTTCGGCCTACTGAATTCTTTCAAATACGAGCAGACTGATCCGGGCCGGTTCTACGGACTGCTGGCGCGGGATACGGTGGAGCTCATCGAGAGCATCTGGCAAGGCGCTGGACAGGACTCATTGCAGGGCAAGCGCATTCTGGATGTGGGTGGAGGCCCCGGCTACTTCGGCATTGCCTTCGACGAGGCCGGCGCTAACTACATCACGTGCGAGCCGGACGTGGGCGAGATGTCCGCAGCGGGCATTGAATTGCAGTCCTCTGTCCGCGGTTCCGGCCTGGATCTGCCATTTCGGGATGATGTCTTCGATATCACCTATTCCTCCAACGTGGCTGAACACGTGCCGGAACCGTGGCGGATGGCCGATGAGATGCTGCGCGTGACCACCCCCGGAGGCGTGATGATTTACAGCTACACCTGCTGGCTGGGTCCTTTCGGCGGCCACGAAACCGGTTTATGGCAGCACTATGTGGGCGGTGAGTTTGCCGCACGCCGCTATAAGAAAAAGCGCGGCAAGGAGCCGAAGAATCGCTGGGGTGAGAGCCTCTTCGACGTGGGCTGTGGCGAGGGGATGGACTACGCCCAGCGAGTCACAGGCGAGTCCGAGTCACGGGCCGAGTTGCTGGCTGCTTTCCCCCGCTACCACCCGTGGTGGGCGTGGTGGATGGTGCACGTCCCCGGTTTGCGCGAGTTCGCGGTGTCCAACCTCGTACTCGTCTTCCGACGGCTGTAG
- a CDS encoding glycosyltransferase family 4 protein codes for MKVVLLCWRDTNHPEGGGSERYLERVAQYLADQGHDVLFRTARYPGSARREVRRETSESAGVTYSRGGSNLSVYPRALLALLAARWGRGPLKRFGFPDVVVDTQNGVPFFASLVTDAPTVVLTHHCHREQWSVAGPVLSRLGWLIESTLSPWVHRRSRWVTVSRPSADELVELGVKERQIEIVRNGVDPLPEDTFEPDATSDTLHLVTLSRLVPHKQIEHAMDAVAALVGKHPNLRLDIVGDGWWAKNLRDYAKELGIEPHVVFHGHVTEEIKHRLLQRADIHVMPSRKEGWGLAVIEAAQHGVPTVGYGSSAGLRDSVVDGKTGLLAGSEGGLINAVEYMVEHPERTREMGQAARRRADGFSWDATGCAWESILREVADLPPAEVVPAPPSAVRVHPQQ; via the coding sequence ATGAAAGTAGTACTTCTTTGCTGGCGAGATACCAACCACCCGGAGGGGGGAGGCAGCGAGAGGTACCTGGAGCGCGTCGCCCAGTACCTGGCTGATCAGGGCCACGATGTCCTGTTCCGCACTGCCCGTTACCCAGGTTCCGCTCGCCGCGAGGTGCGTCGCGAGACATCCGAGTCCGCCGGTGTGACTTATTCCCGTGGAGGTTCCAACCTCAGCGTGTATCCGCGGGCGTTGCTGGCCCTCCTCGCAGCGCGGTGGGGGCGCGGTCCTCTCAAGCGGTTCGGGTTTCCGGATGTGGTCGTGGATACGCAAAATGGTGTCCCGTTCTTCGCCTCCCTCGTTACGGATGCGCCGACAGTTGTGCTGACTCACCACTGCCACCGCGAGCAGTGGTCAGTGGCCGGGCCCGTGCTTTCTCGCCTGGGTTGGCTGATTGAATCAACGCTCTCCCCGTGGGTGCACCGCCGTTCACGTTGGGTTACCGTCTCGCGCCCCTCCGCCGACGAGCTTGTGGAGCTGGGGGTGAAGGAGCGGCAGATCGAAATCGTCCGTAATGGTGTGGATCCGCTGCCCGAGGATACCTTTGAGCCCGACGCCACCAGCGACACTCTGCACTTGGTCACCCTGTCCAGGCTGGTCCCGCACAAGCAGATCGAACACGCGATGGATGCGGTAGCTGCCCTGGTAGGTAAGCACCCGAATCTCCGCTTGGACATTGTCGGCGATGGCTGGTGGGCGAAGAACCTGCGCGATTATGCCAAGGAGCTGGGGATCGAGCCGCACGTCGTGTTCCACGGCCACGTGACGGAGGAAATCAAGCACCGTCTGCTGCAGCGTGCGGATATTCACGTCATGCCGTCTCGTAAGGAAGGCTGGGGGTTGGCTGTCATCGAGGCTGCTCAGCACGGTGTGCCGACCGTTGGTTACGGCTCGTCGGCGGGACTGCGGGATTCCGTCGTGGATGGCAAGACCGGTTTGCTCGCGGGTTCGGAAGGTGGCCTCATCAACGCGGTGGAGTACATGGTGGAGCACCCCGAGCGCACGCGCGAAATGGGGCAGGCCGCCCGCCGCCGTGCGGACGGCTTCAGCTGGGATGCTACCGGCTGTGCGTGGGAATCAATTCTCCGCGAGGTTGCGGACTTGCCGCCCGCTGAGGTTGTGCCAGCGCCACCATCCGCTGTGCGAGTTCATCCACAGCAGTAA